A single genomic interval of Stieleria maiorica harbors:
- the mgtE gene encoding magnesium transporter, translating into MKTPNEPDTIEANDGFDSQAGDVAVSDRPWEELTRLAELGDPESLEEFLSELTTTDQALALSRLDENHRVQVLEKLDAEDAADLIAALPEVQAADAIASLEPDTAAAIVQELPSDEQADVLGDLSDQQAAAILNVLPVVEADAARQLASYDDDVAGGMMVLEMLRFTPDMTVADVIAELNKNADIYSDFDVRYAYVCDHDDALVGVLPMQNLLFVRRGSKLSELMITEPISVLDTTPLDDLIELFDAHHFLGVPVVDRDGRLKGILHREAVNYEETRAAESDYLKSQGIVGGEELRSMPLWLRARRRLSWLSINILLNIGAAAVIAYFQETLQAVIALAVFLPIISDMSGCSGNQAVAVSMRELSLGLVRPSEVFRVWWKEVTVGLINGAVLGFLVAICAVIFDGNGYLGLVVGVALFANTLVAVSIGGVVPLVLKRFGFDPAVASGPLLTTVTDMCGFFFVLGLATLLLSRLVV; encoded by the coding sequence GTGAAGACACCAAACGAACCGGACACGATCGAAGCGAACGATGGATTCGATTCGCAAGCCGGCGATGTAGCCGTTTCCGATCGTCCCTGGGAAGAACTGACCCGCCTGGCCGAACTGGGCGATCCGGAGAGTTTGGAAGAGTTCCTTTCGGAACTGACGACGACCGATCAGGCGTTGGCGCTGAGTCGGTTGGACGAAAACCACCGCGTCCAGGTCCTGGAGAAACTCGATGCCGAAGACGCCGCGGATTTGATCGCGGCCCTGCCGGAAGTCCAGGCGGCCGATGCGATCGCATCACTGGAACCGGACACCGCCGCGGCGATCGTCCAGGAATTGCCCAGCGACGAACAGGCCGACGTCCTGGGCGATTTGAGCGACCAGCAGGCGGCGGCCATTCTGAACGTGCTGCCGGTCGTCGAAGCCGACGCCGCTCGCCAACTGGCGTCCTACGACGACGACGTCGCCGGCGGGATGATGGTCTTGGAAATGCTCCGCTTCACACCCGACATGACCGTCGCCGATGTGATCGCGGAGCTGAACAAGAACGCCGACATCTACAGCGATTTCGACGTCCGCTACGCCTACGTGTGCGACCATGACGATGCCCTGGTCGGCGTGCTGCCGATGCAAAACCTGCTGTTCGTCCGGCGCGGTTCCAAGCTGTCCGAGCTGATGATCACCGAGCCGATCTCGGTACTCGACACGACGCCGCTGGATGATCTGATCGAATTGTTCGATGCCCACCACTTCCTGGGCGTCCCGGTGGTGGACCGAGACGGACGACTGAAGGGAATCCTGCACCGCGAAGCGGTCAATTACGAAGAAACGCGTGCGGCCGAGAGCGACTACCTGAAAAGCCAGGGGATCGTCGGTGGGGAGGAATTGCGTTCGATGCCGCTGTGGCTTCGTGCCCGCCGACGGTTGAGCTGGTTGAGTATCAACATCCTGCTGAACATCGGTGCCGCGGCAGTGATCGCCTACTTTCAAGAAACGTTGCAGGCGGTGATCGCGCTGGCCGTGTTTCTGCCGATCATCAGCGACATGAGCGGCTGTAGCGGCAACCAGGCGGTCGCGGTCAGCATGCGTGAACTTTCGCTCGGGCTGGTGCGGCCCTCGGAAGTCTTCCGCGTTTGGTGGAAGGAAGTCACCGTGGGGCTGATCAACGGCGCGGTCCTGGGGTTTCTGGTCGCCATCTGCGCGGTGATTTTCGACGGCAACGGCTACTTGGGACTGGTCGTCGGCGTCGCCTTGTTCGCCAACACGTTGGTCGCTGTTTCGATCGGTGGCGTCGTCCCTTTGGTGCTCAAACGATTCGGGTTTGACCCCGCCGTGGCCAGCGGCCCGCTGTTGACCACGGTGACCGACATGTGCGGTTTCTTCTTCGTCTTGGGGTTGGCGACGTTGCTGCTGTCGAGACTGGTCGTTTGA
- the corA gene encoding magnesium/cobalt transporter CorA, which produces MSPGIFKKQYTRVGARPGTLVISKQSPRPVVRGIFYNPQSVDDHLIEDLDQLPEILKAETVGWIDVQGFGDRSVMNKIGSIFSLHPLLLEDVVNVPQRPKTELYDDQLLIVVRMVRLKDPEEQSRYRVDMEQVSIVLAKNYVITFQERYGDILDPVRKRIKSGKGIIRKRGADYLAYAIADTIVDGYYPVLEGVGNDLEAMEDEVIRNPSPEVLAELNTLKNQLINLRRAVWPQREAVNSLVRGDYSLIGEDVRLYLRDTHDHCIQTSEVAEMYREMATGLMNTYLSSVANRTNDVMKVLTIMASLFIPLTFMAGIYGMNFEHMPELHYQYSYPLLWLVMSLTCVGMLIFFWRKGWIGRG; this is translated from the coding sequence ATGAGTCCCGGCATCTTCAAGAAACAATACACCCGCGTCGGCGCCCGGCCCGGCACCCTGGTGATCTCCAAGCAATCGCCGCGACCGGTGGTCAGAGGCATTTTCTACAATCCCCAAAGCGTGGATGACCACCTGATCGAAGACCTGGATCAATTGCCCGAAATCCTGAAAGCGGAGACGGTCGGTTGGATCGACGTGCAAGGATTCGGCGATCGATCGGTGATGAACAAGATCGGATCGATCTTCTCGCTGCACCCGCTGCTGTTGGAAGATGTCGTCAATGTCCCCCAGCGTCCCAAGACCGAACTGTATGACGACCAGCTGTTGATCGTCGTTCGAATGGTGCGTTTGAAAGACCCCGAGGAACAGTCCCGCTATCGCGTCGACATGGAACAGGTCAGCATCGTCCTGGCGAAAAACTACGTGATCACGTTCCAAGAACGCTACGGTGACATCCTGGATCCGGTCCGGAAACGAATCAAAAGCGGCAAGGGCATCATTCGAAAACGCGGGGCCGACTACCTGGCCTACGCGATCGCCGACACCATCGTGGACGGGTACTATCCGGTGCTGGAGGGGGTCGGCAACGATTTGGAAGCGATGGAGGACGAGGTGATTCGCAATCCGTCGCCGGAGGTCCTGGCCGAGCTGAACACACTCAAGAACCAGCTGATCAATCTCCGCCGCGCCGTCTGGCCGCAACGTGAAGCGGTCAACTCGCTCGTCCGTGGTGATTATTCGCTGATCGGCGAAGACGTGCGTTTGTACCTGCGTGACACCCACGACCACTGCATCCAAACATCGGAGGTCGCCGAAATGTATCGTGAGATGGCAACCGGATTGATGAACACCTACCTGTCGTCGGTCGCCAACCGAACCAACGACGTGATGAAGGTGCTGACCATCATGGCCAGCTTGTTCATTCCGTTGACGTTCATGGCCGGCATCTACGGGATGAACTTCGAACACATGCCCGAACTGCACTACCAATACTCCTATCCCTTGCTGTGGCTGGTGATGTCCCTCACCTGCGTCGGCATGTTGATCTTCTTTTGGCGCAAGGGCTGGATCGGCCGCGGCTGA
- a CDS encoding transporter substrate-binding domain-containing protein → MIARPVAAVLLVMFGLPTSMPVAFSQPVDPPPAIEIPDTLTVASRSVPPFAMEQADGRWQGISIDLIEKIKSDLEVESGHQIQLRYQSLSLDEMLDAVEAGRVDIAVAAITVNAEREKRMDFTHAFFHSGLGIALGSTQRRPAWPGIIEAVLSPTFLRILAGLMFAMLISAVAVYFFERKHRGGDFQYGVVRGIGAGLWWAAVTLTTVGYGDKVPRTVPGRLIGLIWMFAGLFIIASFTAAVTSVLTVDQLRSRVAGPGDLSRVKVATVAGSTSADYLRSHHIRFRSYQTVEAALENLDQGRIDAVVYDAPILRHLVFQADSSNLYVLPVTFERQSYAFALPSDSPLREPINRSLLHQTSSSDWEDTVQSYLGSDQ, encoded by the coding sequence ATGATCGCTCGACCAGTCGCGGCGGTGCTCTTGGTGATGTTCGGTCTGCCGACATCGATGCCGGTGGCGTTTTCACAACCGGTCGATCCGCCACCGGCGATCGAGATCCCCGACACGCTGACGGTGGCCAGTCGCAGCGTCCCACCGTTTGCGATGGAGCAGGCGGACGGCCGCTGGCAGGGCATCAGCATCGACCTGATCGAGAAGATCAAGTCGGACTTGGAAGTGGAGTCCGGGCATCAGATCCAGCTTCGCTACCAATCGCTATCACTCGACGAGATGCTCGACGCGGTGGAAGCCGGCCGGGTGGACATCGCGGTGGCCGCCATCACCGTCAACGCCGAACGCGAGAAACGGATGGATTTCACGCACGCGTTCTTCCATTCCGGGCTGGGCATCGCACTCGGCAGCACGCAACGCAGACCGGCATGGCCGGGGATCATCGAGGCGGTCCTCTCGCCCACGTTCCTGCGGATCCTCGCCGGATTGATGTTCGCGATGTTGATCAGTGCGGTCGCGGTCTATTTCTTTGAACGAAAACACCGCGGCGGTGACTTTCAGTACGGGGTCGTGCGGGGGATCGGTGCCGGGTTGTGGTGGGCGGCGGTGACGCTGACGACGGTGGGCTATGGCGACAAGGTCCCGCGAACCGTACCGGGTCGGCTGATCGGATTGATCTGGATGTTTGCCGGTCTGTTCATCATCGCCAGCTTCACCGCGGCGGTCACTTCGGTGTTGACGGTCGATCAGCTCCGCTCGCGGGTGGCCGGACCGGGCGATCTGTCGCGCGTCAAAGTCGCCACGGTCGCCGGGTCGACCTCGGCGGACTATTTGCGTTCACACCATATCCGTTTCCGGTCGTACCAGACCGTCGAAGCGGCGCTCGAGAATTTGGACCAGGGGCGCATCGATGCGGTCGTCTACGACGCACCGATCCTTCGACACCTGGTCTTCCAAGCCGATTCGAGCAATCTCTACGTGCTGCCGGTCACGTTTGAGCGTCAGAGTTACGCGTTTGCCCTTCCCAGCGACAGTCCATTGCGTGAACCGATCAATCGAAGTCTACTCCACCAGACATCCTCGTCCGACTGGGAAGACACCGTGCAGAGCTATCTGGGCAGCGACCAGTAA
- a CDS encoding transporter substrate-binding domain-containing protein → MSLNLLQVPAEPDAAQDTDLQDTAAPPIVVGTKHSPPFAIKNNDGTWSGISIELWKNLCGELDLQYEFRELSLEQILQGLQRGDLDAGVAAISVTAERHRQMEFCHPHYATGLGIAVSRHHRASVLASIREVFSFRLILFVIIMACVVAFCGWLFWTFERDRNETLFGKGRRQGVSTGMWWSIIVLLGHKGIAPVSIWGRVLATIAMLASIAVISLITGVVASALTVRQLDIGIAHPSDLQHVSVVTVSGSTSADYLRSRRIPFRVYATPDEAMRAIDEGKADAVVYDRALMNYLALLEFNDRIEVLPVSFNSQEYAIALKPDSELRRPLNEELLRYRATDAWSDLLYRYLGESQ, encoded by the coding sequence ATGTCTCTCAACCTGCTGCAAGTGCCCGCCGAACCGGATGCCGCACAAGACACAGACCTCCAAGACACCGCGGCACCTCCGATCGTCGTCGGCACCAAGCACAGCCCTCCGTTTGCGATCAAGAACAACGACGGGACCTGGAGCGGGATCAGCATCGAGCTGTGGAAGAACCTGTGCGGTGAACTGGATCTGCAATACGAATTCCGTGAATTGTCGCTTGAGCAGATCTTACAGGGGTTACAGCGTGGCGATCTCGATGCCGGGGTGGCGGCGATCAGCGTGACGGCCGAACGCCACCGGCAGATGGAGTTTTGTCATCCCCATTACGCGACGGGATTGGGGATCGCCGTTTCGCGGCACCACCGGGCCAGCGTGTTGGCGTCGATCCGTGAAGTGTTCAGTTTCCGTTTGATCCTGTTCGTCATCATCATGGCGTGCGTGGTCGCGTTTTGCGGCTGGCTGTTCTGGACGTTTGAACGCGATCGCAACGAAACGCTGTTCGGCAAGGGCCGACGCCAAGGTGTTTCGACGGGGATGTGGTGGTCGATCATCGTGCTGTTGGGGCACAAGGGGATCGCACCGGTCAGCATTTGGGGCCGGGTGTTGGCGACGATCGCGATGCTGGCCAGTATCGCGGTCATCAGCCTGATCACCGGAGTCGTCGCGTCGGCGTTGACGGTTCGGCAATTGGACATCGGCATCGCTCACCCGAGTGACCTGCAGCATGTCAGCGTCGTGACCGTGTCGGGCAGCACCAGCGCCGATTACCTGCGCAGCCGGCGGATTCCTTTTCGAGTGTACGCGACACCGGACGAAGCCATGCGGGCGATCGATGAAGGGAAAGCCGACGCCGTGGTGTATGACCGCGCGTTGATGAACTACCTTGCGCTGTTGGAATTCAACGATCGCATTGAGGTGCTGCCTGTTTCGTTCAACTCACAAGAATACGCGATCGCGTTGAAACCCGACAGCGAACTGAGGCGACCACTCAACGAGGAACTGTTGCGGTATCGTGCGACGGATGCTTGGAGCGATCTGTTGTACCGGTACTTGGGAGAATCGCAATGA
- a CDS encoding cyclic nucleotide-binding domain-containing protein, with protein sequence MVIVATAISDKGLKRDGNEDQYLIDESLGLYVVCDGMGGHCAGEVAAERAIEFASDHLAKNRDLIQSAGESPDGVFRVLKVVEEAVQQASQGLNQLARTTPDYAGMGTTLTLLVVVENKGVMAHVGDSRLYLLRQAEVHQLTSDHTLANELFLSGDMTREEANDSRYRHVLTRSIGPHEFVDVDTLLFDLIPGDRLLLCSDGLSNYFGSSSCVADFMSKPDIIAQPDTLVEFAKQSGGADNITAIVVEVQGDANDHPAADIPKKIDCLKRIFLCKKLSVRRLMHLVAITNVIQCAAGKELIAMESELTGMYVVLDGRFRVIDEDVVEGELTPGDCFGEASLLTETQSTASLVAIEPSRVLLIGRKDFGKLTRRLPRLGNVMLRNLAKQLARQIAAMQTRPINLDDTGPL encoded by the coding sequence ATGGTGATCGTCGCAACCGCAATCAGTGACAAGGGATTGAAGCGCGACGGGAACGAAGATCAGTATCTGATCGACGAAAGCCTGGGATTGTATGTCGTTTGCGACGGGATGGGGGGACACTGTGCCGGTGAGGTCGCGGCCGAACGGGCGATCGAATTTGCGTCCGACCACCTGGCCAAAAACCGCGACCTGATCCAGTCGGCCGGTGAGTCGCCCGACGGCGTGTTCCGAGTGCTGAAGGTGGTCGAAGAAGCCGTCCAGCAGGCCAGCCAGGGGCTCAATCAACTCGCCCGAACGACTCCCGATTATGCCGGGATGGGAACCACGTTAACGCTGTTGGTTGTGGTCGAAAACAAGGGCGTCATGGCACACGTCGGCGATTCGCGGTTGTACCTGTTGCGTCAAGCCGAGGTCCACCAACTGACCAGCGACCACACGTTGGCCAACGAGCTGTTTCTGTCCGGAGACATGACGCGGGAAGAGGCCAACGACAGTCGGTACCGCCATGTGCTGACCCGCAGCATCGGGCCCCATGAATTCGTGGATGTCGACACGCTGCTGTTCGATTTGATCCCCGGCGATCGCCTGCTCCTCTGCTCCGACGGACTGAGCAATTACTTCGGCAGCAGCTCCTGTGTCGCCGATTTCATGTCCAAACCGGACATCATCGCGCAACCGGACACGCTGGTCGAATTTGCCAAGCAATCGGGCGGGGCCGACAACATCACCGCGATCGTGGTCGAAGTCCAGGGTGATGCGAACGACCATCCGGCCGCGGACATCCCCAAGAAGATCGATTGTCTCAAACGCATCTTCTTGTGCAAAAAGCTGTCGGTTCGACGGCTGATGCACCTGGTCGCGATCACCAATGTCATCCAGTGTGCGGCGGGCAAAGAACTCATCGCGATGGAGTCCGAATTGACGGGCATGTACGTCGTTCTCGATGGACGTTTCCGCGTGATCGACGAGGACGTCGTCGAAGGCGAGCTTACCCCCGGCGATTGCTTCGGCGAAGCATCCCTGTTGACGGAAACGCAGTCGACCGCGTCGCTCGTCGCCATCGAGCCGTCGCGGGTACTACTGATCGGTCGAAAGGACTTCGGCAAGCTGACCCGCCGACTGCCCCGACTGGGCAACGTGATGCTGCGAAACCTCGCCAAACAACTCGCACGTCAAATCGCCGCGATGCAAACCCGTCCGATCAACCTGGATGACACGGGGCCATTGTGA
- a CDS encoding mechanosensitive ion channel domain-containing protein, protein MFNQSINHRIVATLVLAWGLTTPPGVFGTEDDMIGQAAAQPARQTASLTAEQINQRLQAAEQDATLAADVRTSVVDLYRAALADLKAAGELNRQRDELVAEAESAGTRVERIRGKLEELKTKQPVIDPQLKLVELEQQLAQLELQLATQKQNRLAAESESQTRSQRRKEIRSKLVALQQKLEESRHNRVADTSGETSALTAARQVRAETSQHLLENEGPTLEAELAKYDAEEALGIVQLRSDLAAKQVMFTEKSLEALGLRIKEAREIAAAESVRKAKLEAIETAPSLRAFAEQNQALAESAKRVADSLATAEQELKAATEAHEKLAKQFKTTQKKVDLVGLTSSVGALLRKQRSTLPDMRQRKIDVADRQTLINDAQYELFEYDDERQAIADTESCIAEMIQQSTNGRDTAVLRSAAQELLARKQEYLDALIRTSNQYFDALVELDFEDRQIIKLTAEYENYIDERVLWIRSARFLSDDFSIETSDKRLLDAEAWVGLGAHLIKDARNRFPVYLLAATGCGLLMLRRKRMRDRIKEAGAVAMKANCQTMVPTVLTLTLSIIVSATGPLLFAFLGWRLGVTHADDLFIKGVSRGMTSVAVIWLALECLRQICRPQGLAENHFRWNRSVTTTVRREMRQLFGIALPIVFITGMLSVTDSSHGRNSVERVAYIAGMIVLAVSLYRLFSPAGMLRDYLTTHKSEWVSRLRYGWCLAAASVPLTLGLLATFGYYYTAEVLFWRVFATALFVSSLFVLRSMLLRLLLLRRRSLSIAQSRQRAAAAAAGTAGSEDDGRQSVAGIVTSTPENDITAHSLQSKRLVTTALVAGSVIGLWCIWVQVLPALGMLDKYELWGGSTPPTVAASSPADATAAVGMIPGADVAAESTGSIESTAGRSDVVTASDLALAILIAFVTFVLAKNGPGLLEISVLQQLPVDASVRYAITTLVSYAIVLAGTIATCSTIGLQWSQIQWLATALTFGLAFGLQEMFANFVAGLIILLERPIRVGDVVTVDDVTGVVSRIRIRATSITNWDRKEYVVPNKEFITGRLLNWTLSDKINRIVINVGLAYGSDTEQAREILLKAANDHPLILDDPPSVATFEGFGDNALNLSLRTYLPTLDNRLEVIHQLHTEIDQAFRRAGIEVAFPQRDLHIRSMPAAAALGLDGERPQSKSISEAA, encoded by the coding sequence TTGTTCAACCAGTCGATCAATCATCGGATCGTTGCCACATTGGTCCTCGCCTGGGGGCTGACCACACCGCCGGGTGTGTTCGGCACGGAGGACGACATGATCGGCCAGGCGGCGGCCCAACCGGCGCGGCAAACCGCTTCACTGACGGCCGAACAGATCAATCAACGGCTGCAGGCGGCGGAGCAGGATGCGACACTGGCGGCCGACGTCCGCACCTCCGTGGTGGATTTGTATCGAGCAGCGCTGGCGGATCTGAAGGCCGCCGGCGAGCTGAACCGACAGCGTGACGAGTTGGTCGCAGAAGCGGAATCCGCCGGCACCCGGGTCGAACGCATCCGCGGCAAACTGGAGGAACTGAAAACCAAACAACCGGTCATCGACCCGCAGTTGAAGCTGGTCGAACTGGAACAACAGTTGGCCCAACTGGAATTGCAGTTGGCGACACAAAAACAGAATCGTTTGGCGGCCGAATCGGAATCCCAGACGCGTTCGCAGCGTCGCAAGGAGATTCGATCGAAGCTGGTGGCGTTGCAACAGAAGCTGGAAGAGAGCCGGCACAATCGCGTGGCCGACACCTCCGGCGAGACCTCGGCCTTGACCGCCGCCCGACAGGTGCGTGCCGAGACCAGCCAACATCTGCTGGAAAACGAAGGACCGACGCTCGAAGCGGAGTTGGCCAAGTACGACGCCGAAGAAGCACTCGGCATTGTCCAGCTGCGATCGGACCTGGCGGCCAAGCAGGTGATGTTCACCGAAAAGAGTCTCGAGGCGTTGGGGCTGCGGATCAAGGAGGCGCGGGAAATCGCCGCGGCCGAATCGGTCCGCAAGGCAAAGCTGGAAGCGATCGAGACGGCACCGTCACTGCGGGCGTTTGCCGAACAGAACCAGGCCCTGGCCGAAAGTGCCAAACGGGTCGCCGACTCACTGGCGACCGCCGAACAGGAGCTCAAAGCCGCGACCGAGGCTCACGAGAAGCTGGCCAAGCAATTCAAGACGACCCAAAAGAAGGTCGACTTGGTCGGGCTGACCAGTTCGGTGGGCGCCCTGCTTCGAAAGCAACGTTCCACTCTGCCCGATATGCGGCAGCGAAAAATCGACGTCGCCGATCGCCAGACACTGATCAACGATGCCCAGTACGAGCTGTTTGAATACGACGACGAACGGCAAGCGATCGCGGACACCGAATCCTGCATCGCGGAGATGATCCAGCAATCGACCAACGGTCGCGATACCGCGGTGCTGCGGTCGGCCGCACAAGAACTGCTGGCGCGAAAGCAGGAGTATCTCGATGCGCTGATCCGCACCAGCAACCAGTATTTCGATGCGCTCGTTGAACTGGACTTTGAAGACCGCCAGATCATCAAGCTGACCGCCGAGTACGAAAACTACATCGACGAGCGGGTGTTATGGATCCGCAGCGCACGCTTCCTGAGCGACGATTTTTCGATCGAAACGAGCGACAAACGGCTGCTGGATGCCGAAGCCTGGGTCGGACTGGGGGCGCACCTGATCAAGGATGCCCGAAACCGTTTTCCCGTCTACCTGCTGGCCGCCACCGGGTGCGGGCTGTTGATGCTGCGGCGCAAACGCATGCGGGACCGGATCAAGGAAGCCGGTGCGGTGGCGATGAAGGCGAACTGCCAAACGATGGTCCCCACGGTGCTGACGCTGACATTGTCGATCATCGTTTCCGCGACCGGTCCACTGCTGTTCGCGTTCTTGGGCTGGCGGCTGGGCGTCACCCACGCCGATGACCTGTTCATCAAGGGCGTCTCGCGCGGCATGACCTCCGTCGCCGTCATCTGGTTGGCGCTGGAGTGTTTGCGTCAGATCTGCCGGCCGCAGGGGTTGGCGGAAAACCACTTCCGCTGGAATCGCAGCGTGACGACGACGGTGCGGCGCGAAATGCGACAACTGTTCGGAATCGCGTTGCCGATCGTCTTCATCACGGGAATGCTATCGGTGACCGATTCGTCCCACGGTCGCAATTCGGTCGAGCGTGTGGCGTACATCGCCGGCATGATCGTGTTGGCGGTGTCCCTGTACCGATTGTTCAGCCCCGCCGGAATGCTTCGCGACTACCTGACGACGCACAAGTCCGAATGGGTCAGCCGACTTCGATACGGCTGGTGCCTTGCGGCGGCCAGCGTTCCGCTGACCTTGGGCTTGCTGGCGACGTTTGGGTATTACTACACGGCCGAAGTCCTGTTCTGGCGTGTCTTTGCCACCGCCCTGTTCGTCTCCAGCCTGTTCGTGCTGCGTTCGATGTTGTTGCGATTGTTGTTGCTGCGTCGACGCTCACTCAGCATCGCACAATCGCGGCAGCGCGCCGCGGCGGCGGCCGCGGGCACGGCGGGCAGCGAGGACGACGGCCGACAATCGGTTGCGGGCATCGTCACCTCGACCCCGGAAAATGACATCACCGCACACAGCCTGCAATCCAAGCGTCTGGTCACCACCGCATTGGTGGCCGGGTCGGTGATCGGTCTGTGGTGCATTTGGGTGCAGGTGTTGCCGGCGCTGGGGATGTTGGACAAGTACGAATTGTGGGGCGGATCGACGCCCCCAACGGTTGCCGCATCGTCACCGGCGGACGCAACGGCGGCGGTCGGCATGATTCCCGGTGCCGATGTAGCGGCGGAATCGACCGGGTCGATCGAATCGACGGCCGGGCGTTCGGATGTCGTCACCGCCTCGGATCTGGCGTTGGCGATCCTGATCGCGTTCGTCACTTTCGTGTTGGCCAAGAACGGTCCGGGGTTGCTGGAGATTTCGGTGCTGCAGCAGTTGCCGGTCGACGCGTCGGTCCGTTACGCGATCACGACCTTGGTCAGTTATGCGATCGTGCTGGCCGGAACGATCGCCACCTGTTCAACGATCGGGTTGCAGTGGTCCCAGATCCAGTGGCTGGCGACGGCATTGACCTTCGGTTTGGCGTTCGGTTTGCAGGAGATGTTTGCCAACTTCGTGGCGGGGCTGATCATTTTGCTCGAACGTCCGATCCGCGTCGGCGATGTCGTGACGGTCGATGACGTGACCGGCGTGGTTTCCAGAATCCGCATCCGGGCCACGTCGATCACCAACTGGGACCGCAAAGAGTACGTGGTCCCGAACAAGGAGTTCATCACCGGCCGATTGCTCAACTGGACCCTTTCGGACAAGATCAATCGGATCGTGATCAATGTCGGTCTGGCCTATGGCAGCGACACCGAACAGGCCCGCGAGATCTTGCTGAAAGCGGCCAACGATCACCCGCTGATTTTGGACGATCCGCCATCGGTGGCCACGTTCGAAGGATTCGGCGACAACGCGCTGAATCTGTCTCTGCGAACCTATCTGCCGACGCTGGACAATCGGTTGGAGGTGATTCACCAGTTGCACACCGAAATCGACCAGGCGTTCCGCCGGGCGGGAATCGAAGTCGCGTTCCCACAACGCGACCTGCACATCCGCTCGATGCCGGCCGCGGCCGCGTTGGGGCTCGATGGCGAGCGTCCGCAGTCCAAGTCGATCAGCGAAGCGGCGTAG